From a region of the Sminthopsis crassicaudata isolate SCR6 chromosome 6, ASM4859323v1, whole genome shotgun sequence genome:
- the LOC141546739 gene encoding uncharacterized protein LOC141546739, translated as MNSNIMEAKPRPKEKMKRFLNPRRKGKLKMMAAPHKCQDFVPSLLKGKPKMMGVLQILIGLIITSFGAFLFSNTNKIGLPKSSIPRFFITRYPFWTGACYTITGVFTILNVVKYESQDHMSLYMDVLSAMVSASGIGVLFYSLSVHQFLQCVRPSAGSICIMSEILLHGILSVLLILIIIQFSIAAIVLALKCKRTGESSADEACSTSLRESRQAVTSWKNVYFRSSEVKEPKQTENVENQLQIQIEKNPSDKNEEKKSVSLIKGYTFFKLRALGSPVTRPPPCTTTPPPPPPPPPPPPPPPPPSPKVPEEKLQKQRCPTPASPSESLQISYFSDPGSSSALTQGSSFLEPCSIDKSVQVSSYSDLSSGGELTEFPPSSSTSSVSESTKCLSTSSSDDANICPKQPSVSISVQFPSVSCTTSREFVGTKRSSIRFGTKSVQCPPISGTTSPTETENEDILTKCLQFPNVSYTISSTDALDTSDHFKLTKSVQFPSVSCTNTAIECIDASDSALTKSVQFPSLSCIATTTDDSAFLSRTKSVQCPSESGMLTAKDTKLTKAMQFPSNSCMVTTEDSTPSGLLVQSKSIQFPPFSSRTTSPDITDAAPSCQLVLSKSVQFPSTSGTIIPPESLPPSHFSSLRQTIDTTPFSTCDRSSTLKSPPLSLPATRRTTPEATESVPPSHFSSMRQSVLDTTPYGSLDLTTSVISPPPSGPATRRTTPEVPESLPPSHFSSMRQTMIDTTPYGSLDLTTSVKSPPPSEPATRRATPEITESIPPTHFGSVRQSMIAATPYTSFDRTSSVKSPPPSVPATRRTTPEPIESLPPSHFSSMRQSMVPATPFGSIDRTTSLKSPPLSVPATRRTTPEPTESLPPSHYGSVRQSMIAAMPFGSLDVTTSVKSPPSSVPGTRRATPEIPENQVMEDSSFPGLLALTKSIQFPSISGMAMLTEVPENQSLEDTTGLLELNKAIQFPSLSSRGTLSEAPESLPPSHFSSMRPPMIDVTPYGSLDLTLKSPLSSVPPTRRITPEESLPPSHFGSVRQSMVPATPFGSLDRTVKSPPPSVPSTRRATPEATDFGSVRQSMIAATPFGSLDLTTSVKSPPSSVPGMPTEGPENQPVEDTTPAGVLALTKGIQFPSISSRGASAEIPESLPPSHYSSMRPPMIDATPYSSFDRTSSVKSPPPSMPATRRTTPEIPENFPPSHFGSVRQSIVPATPFGSVDRTVKSPPPSVPATRRTTPEPTESLSPSHFGSMRQSMVPATPFGSLDRTVKSPPPSVLATRRTTPEPTESLLPSHYGSVRQSMIAAMPFGSLDVTTSVKSPPSSIPGTPMPTEVPENQPMEDTIPASLLALTKGIQFPSISSRGASAEIPESLPPSHYSSMRPPMIDATPYSSFDRTSSVKSPPPSVPATRRATPEPTESLSPSHYGSMRPPMIDATPYSSFDRTSSVKSPPSSVPATRRATPEPTESLSPSHYGSMRPPMIDATPYSSFDRTSSVKSPLSSVPASRRITPEVTENFPPSHFGSVRQSMIAATPYTSFDRTSSVKSPPPSLPATRRTTPEPTESLSPSHYGSVRQSMIAATPFGSLDLTTSVKSPPSSVPGTRRATPDIPENQAMEDAAYADLLALTKSVQFPSISGMAMPTDIPENQLMEDTTGILTLSKGIQFPSLSSRGASAEIPENLPPSNFSSVRQSMVDATPYGLFNLITSVNPPSPSVPATRRPTAAVSEIPPSHYGSVRQTMIDATPFGPVDLSRSVKSPLSSVPATRRTTPEVTENLPSHFSSLRQPMADTTHFGPVDLIIAVQSPSSSVLPTQGPATPIEVSENQSTEDATISGPLVRSKSVQFPSISGTATPTEVPENLLSNFSSIPQSMDDTTPFDLFNVTSSVQSPRSSAPVPRRSTPTEFRENRPLSSFGPATSTDISGNPPPSNFNPMTQSVEDAPPSGPRLLTKSVQFPSVSGLAASTEDSGNPPPSNARLSQQKSQEILLHPI; from the exons GTTCTCCAGATCCTGATAGGTCTAATCATCACTTCATTTGGAGCCTTTTTGTTTTCCAATACCAACAAAATTGGCCTTCCAAAGTCAAGTATCCCTCGTTTCTTTATCACCAGGTATCCATTCTGGACAGGAGCATGT TACACCATTACAGGAGTCTTTACCATTCTTAATGTTGTGAAATATGAAAGTCAG GATCACATGAGTCTTTACATGGATGTTCTCAGTGCCATGGTCTCTGCATCTGGGATTGGCGTCCTCTTCTACAGCTTATCTGTCCACCAGTTTCTCCAATGTGTTCGCCCTTCAGCAGGCAGCATATGTATCATGAGTGAAATCCTCCTTCAT GGTATCCTGTCTGTCTTGCTGATCCTAATCATCATCCAATTCTCCATTGCTGCAATAGTCTTAGCCTTGAAGTGTAAAAGAACAGGGGAAAGCTCTGCAGATGAGGCATGTTCCACATCACTGAGAGAATCAAGACAGGCTGTGACATCTTGGAAG AATGTGTATTTCCGGTCTTCTGAAGTCAAGGAGCCTAAACAAACTGAGAATGTGGAAAACCAATTGCAGATCCAGATTGAGAAAAATCCTTctgacaaaaatgaagaaaaaaaatcagtctccCTAATTAAGGGCTACACGTTCTTTAAACTAAGAGCTTTAGGAAGTCCTGTAACCCGCCCACCTCCTTGCACTACTACTCCTCCTCCCCCAccacctcctccacctcctcccccaccACCTCCACCACCTTCCCCAAAAGTACCAGAAGAAAAGCTTCAAAAACAACGGTGCCCTACTCCAGCTTCTCCAAGTGAATCCTTGcaaatttcatatttctctgaCCCAGGTTCATCAAGTGCATTGACACAAGGATCATCTTTCTTAGAACCATGCTCAATAGACAAATCTGTGCAAGTTTCCTCATATTCAGATCTAAGTTCAGGAGGAGAACTGACGGAATTTCCTCCTTCATCCAGCACAAGTTCAGTTAGTGAATCCACAAAATGTCTCTCTACCTCCAGCTCAGACGACGCCAATATTTGTCCCAAACAACCATCAGTGAGCATATCTGTGCAATTTCCTTCTGTCTCATGCACTACATCAAGAGAATTTGTAGGTACCAAACGTTCAAGCATCCGTTTTGGGACCAAATCTGTGCAATGCCCTCCTATCTCGGGTACAACTTCCccaacagaaacagaaaatgaagaTATCCTGACCAAATGTTTGCAATTTCCTAATGTCTCATACACAATTTCTTCAACAGATGCTTTGGATACTTCAGACCATTTTAAACTGACCAAATCTGTACAATTTCCTTCTGTCTCATGCACAAATACAGCAATAGAATGCATAGATGCATCTGACTCTGCACTGACCAAATCTGTGCAATTCCCTTCTCTATCATGCATAGCTACAACAACAGACGATTCAGCCTTCTTGTCACGGACAAAATCTGTGCAATGTCCTTCTGAATCAGGCATGCTTACAGCAAAAGACACCAAACTGACCAAGGCTATGCAATTTCCTTCTAACTCGTGCATGGTTACAACAGAAGACAGCACACCTTCAGGCCTACTTGTACAAAGCAAGTCTATAcaatttcctcccttctcaagCAGAACTACGTCACCAGATATCACAGATGCTGCACCTTCGTGCCAACTTGTACTGTCCAAATCTGTGCAATTCCCTTCTACCTCAGGCACAATTATACCACCAGAAAGTCTTCCTCCATCCCATTTCAGTTCACTGCGTCAAACTATAGATACCACACCTTTCAGCACATGTGACCGATCTTCAACTCTGAAATCTCCACCTCTCTCGCTCCCAGCTACACGGAGAACTACACCAGAAGCCACAGAAAGTGTTCCTCCATCCCATTTTAGTTCAATGCGTCAATCTGTACTAGATACCACACCTTACGGCTCACTTGACCTAACTACAAGTGTGATATCTCCACCTCCCTCAGGCCCAGCTACAAGAAGGACTACACCAGAAGTCCCAGAAAGTCTTCCACCATCCCATTTCAGTTCAATGCGTCAAACTATGATAGATACTACACCTTATGGTTCACTTGACCTAACTACATCTGTGAAATCTCCACCTCCCTCAGAACCAGCTACACGCAGGGCCACACCAGAAATCACAGAAAGTATTCCACCAACCCATTTTGGTTCAGTGCGTCAATCTATGATAGCTGCCACACCTTATACCTCATTTGACCGAACTTCATCTGTGAAATCTCCACCTCCCTCGGTCCCAGCTACACGAAGGACTACACCAGAACCCATAGAAAGTCTTCCACCATCCCATTTCAGTTCAATGCGTCAATCTATGGTACCTGCCACACCTTTTGGCTCAATTGACCGAACTACATCTCTGAAATCTCCACCTCTCTCAGTCCCGGCCACACGAAGGACTACACCAGAACCCACAGAAAGTCTTCCGCCATCCCATTATGGTTCAGTACGTCAATCTATGATAGCTGCcatgccttttggctcacttgaTGTGACTACATCTGTGAAATCTCCACCTTCCTCGGTCCCAGGTACACGTAGGGCTACACCAGAAATTCCAGAAAATCAAGTCATGGAAGATTCCTCATTTCCAGGCCTTCTTGCACTGACTAAATCTATTCAATTTCCTTCTATCTCAGGCATGGCTATGCTAACAGAAGTCCCAGAAAATCAATCTCTGGAAGATACCACGGGCCTACTTGAGCTGAACAAGGCCAtacaatttccttctctctcaagCAGAGGCACATTATCAGAAGCCCCAGAAAGTCTTCCACCATCCCATTTCAGTTCAATGCGCCCACCTATGATAGATGTCACACCTTATGGCTCACTTGACTTAACTCTGAAATCTCCACTTTCCTCTGTCCCGCCTACACGAAGAATCACACCAGAAGAAAGTCTTCCACCATCCCATTTTGGTTCTGTGCGTCAGTCTATGGTACCTGCCACACCTTTTGGCTCACTTGATCGAACTGTGAAATCTCCACCTCCCTCAGTCCCATCTACACGAAGGGCTACACCAGAAGCCACAGATTTTGGTTCAGTGCGTCAGTCTATGATAGCTGCCACGCCTTTTGGCTCACTGGACCTAACTACATCTGTGAAATCTCCACCTTCCTCAGTCCCAG GTATGCCAACAGAAGGGCCAGAAAATCAGCCTGTGGAAGACACCACACCTGCAGGAGTACTTGCCCTAACCAAGGGTATACAGTTTCCTTCTATATCAAGCAGAGGTGCATCAGCCGAAATCCCAGAGAGTCTTCCACCATCCCATTATAGTTCAATGCGTCCACCTATGATAGATGCCACACCTTATAGCTCATTTGACCGAACTTCATCTGTGAAATCTCCACCTCCCTCAATGCCAGCTACACGAAGAACTACACCAGAAATCCCAGAAAATTTTCCTCCATCCCATTTTGGTTCAGTGCGCCAATCTATAGTACCTGCCACACCTTTTGGCTCAGTTGATCGAACTGTGAAATCTCCACCTCCCTCGGTCCCAGCTACACGAAGGACTACACCAGAACCCACAGAAAGTCTATCACCATCCCATTTTGGTTCAATGCGTCAATCTATGGTACCTGCCACACCTTTTGGCTCACTTGATCGAACTGTGAAATCTCCACCTCCCTCAGTCCTGGCTACACGAAGGACTACACCAGAACCCACAGAAAGTCTATTGCCATCCCATTATGGTTCAGTGCGTCAATCTATGATAGCTGCCATGCCTTTTGGTTCACTTGATGTGACTACATCTGTGAAATCTCCACCTTCCTCGATCCCAG GCACGCCTATGCCAACAGAAGTCCCAGAAAATCAGCCTATGGAAGATACCATCCCTGCAAGCCTACTTGCGCTGACCAAGGGTATCCAGTTTCCTTCTATATCAAGCAGAGGTGCATCAGCCGAAATCCCAGAGAGTCTTCCACCATCCCATTATAGTTCAATGCGTCCACCTATGATAGATGCCACACCTTATAGCTCATTTGACCGAACTTCATCTGTGAAATCTCCACCTCCCTCAGTCCCAGCTACACGAAGGGCTACACCAGAACCCACAGAAAGTCTATCGCCATCCCATTATGGTTCAATGCGTCCACCTATGATAGATGCCACACCTTATAGCTCATTTGACCGAACTTCATCTGTGAAATCTCCACCTTCCTCAGTCCCGGCTACACGAAGGGCTACACCAGAACCCACAGAAAGTCTATCGCCATCCCATTATGGTTCAATGCGTCCACCTATGATAGATGCCACACCTTATAGCTCATTTGACCGAACTTCATCTGTGAAATCTCCACTTTCCTCTGTCCCGGCTTCACGAAGAATCACACCAGAAGTCACAGAAAATTTTCCTCCATCCCATTTTGGTTCAGTGCGTCAATCTATGATAGCTGCCACACCTTATACCTCATTTGACCGAACTTCATCTGTGAAATCTCCACCTCCCTCACTCCCAGCTACACGAAGGACTACACCAGAACCCACAGAAAGTCTATCACCATCCCATTATGGTTCAGTGCGTCAATCTATGATAGCTGCCACACCTTTTGGCTCACTTGACCTAACTACATCTGTGAAATCTCCACCTTCCTCGGTCCCAGGTACACGTAGGGCTACACCAGACATTCCAGAAAATCAAGCCATGGAAGATGCTGCATATGCAGACCTTCTTGCACTGACTAAATCTGTTCAATTTCCTTCTATCTCCGGCATGGCTATGCCAACAGATATCCCAGAAAATCAGCTGATGGAAGACACCACAGGCATACTTACCCTGAGCAAGGGTatacaatttccttctttatcaagCAGAGGTGCATCAGCCGAAATCCCAGAAAATCTTCCACCATCCAATTTCAGTTCAGTGCGTCAATCTATGGTAGATGCCACACCTTATGGCTTATTTAACCTGATTACATCTGTGAACCCTCCATCTCCCTCTGTCCCAGCTACACGAAGACCTACAGCAGCAGTCTCAGAAATTCCACCATCCCATTATGGTTCAGTGCGTCAAACTATGATAGATGCCACACCTTTTGGTCCAGTTGACCTATCTAGATCTGTGAAATCTCCACTTTCCTCTGTCCCAGCTACCCGAAGGACTACACCAGAAGTTACAGAAAACCTACCATCCCATTTTAGTTCATTGCGTCAACCTATGGCAGATACCACACATTTTGGTCCAGTTGACCTAATAATAGCAGTGCAATCTCCGTCTTCCTCTGTCCTACCTACACAAG GCCCAGCCACACCAATAGAAGTCTCAGAAAATCAATCCACTGAAGATGCCACAATTTCAGGCCCTCTTGTACGGTCCAAATCTGTGCAATTTCCTTCTATCTCAGGCACGGCTACACCTACAGAAGTCCCAGAAAATCTTCTATCCAATTTCAGTTCAATACCACAATCTATGGATGATACCACACCTTTTGACTTATTTAACGTGACTTCATCTGTGCAATCTCCACGTTCCTCTGCCCCAGTTCCACGAAGATCTACACCAACAGAATTCAGAGAAAATCGTCCTCTATCCAGTTTCG GCCCGGCTACCTCAACAGACATCTCAGGAAACCCTCCTCCATCCAATTTCAATCCAATGACTCAATCTGTGGAAGATGCCCCACCTTCAGGTCCACGTTTGCTGACCAAATCTGTGCAATTTCCTTCTGTCTCAGGCTTGGCTGCCTCAACAGAAGATTCAGGAAATCCTCCTCCATCCAAT GCCCGGCTATCTCAACAGAAGTCTCAGGAAATCCTCCTCCATCCAATTTAA